TAAAATTTAATTGAAAACTGAAAATgttatataggctactgtaggctagcctatggctATGCTATAGCATTCGTTTACTAGCAAAGCACATCATAGACTTTATAGCCTAATACTTGAGCCTATTTTAGAAAATGAACATGCATAAGACATTTTACCTGGGTGGTTAATGTGCGTGTATGGCTCCTTTTTCAGGTATTGTCTTCTACTCACGCTCTCTTATCCCCTGTTTCAAACAGAGACGCGATTAAAAGCTGTTCAGCATATGGTTTGCCACAGCCACGCTGGTGAAGCTGTTAAAAGGTGTCCTTTTACACCGTTTCCAAAACATACGATTTCAAGTTGGCTACTGAAACTTTTGTTGACTTCCTAAAGACTCAATCTTCTTTTAAGTTTTACCAAGTACTCTTAGCAGCGGCTTGGAGCAATTGTAGCTAGAATAAATGGTCATTGcccctacctttctctctctctctctctctctctctctctctctctctctctctctctctctctctctctctctctctctctctctctctctctctctctctctctctctctctctctctctctctctctgtgtttcacatgcacggacacacacacacacacacggggaaaTTATAAACTTTTTCCAAAACAAAAATATAGTTCTTGTTTTAGGTCAGTATAGGTTTTgttttaggttagtataggtctataaggttagtataggtcattatgtgtattagagaTCGAGCATATTGTAGCCTATATTGCAtactttaaaaaatatattaagatGTTTATTattctatttttattttattctattttatttgagtttatcatagatgtaatctatgttcctagtacttatatgttatgttatgctaggttgcttgcgttgtcttgtcccaagaatttcagtacgcagtctgaccttgtgttgttctgtgcacctgacaataaagaCTTGAAATTGGAATTTGAAACTATATACTGTCTATTGGTGAGACACCTGGTGGCAGGTTTTctaaaatgtaattattttgTCCAACACAAGGTGGCAGCATACACACGTTATACGGGCTTGGTGCACGTGCACGTAACAATCTCCACAGGTTAGGTCGCTATTTCACATTTACCCTCAGTCTTCGTGTCTCAGTAGTAGAGATGGAGTTTGTATGTGCGAGGCTGAACACCCTCTCTGCTTGTGATAATGGGGAGGCTCGGGGTCAGTTGCTGTCTGAGGAAACATGAATGTGTCAATATGAATCTACGCCTTTTCCAGCTGTAGGCAGAGGCTATGTGATATCCTACTCCGCTTTTTTCTGTGATCTGTAACTGCATTTAAATGACTGACCACAGCAATTGGTAGCCTACAATATTTATTGTTATCACTTGGTAACTTTACAGTAATATAATtcgttttaaatgttttcatgtAGCGTTAAGTGTCATTGTTATTTACTTCAGTGGTGTGGTGCTCCATAGCCTTCAACTGATTCAGTGGTTTAGGTGTTGACCTGGCCCATTTTCAAGAAGGGTCCAACAACAGACCTATCTCCCCAGGCCCTAGACTGAGGACCCATGGGGATTGAGAATGACCTCCCACTTAAGACCCCTAGTTCTGTGAGCCAATTGGGTTTGGGTATGACCTCTCTCCTGAAGTCCCAATTCCGTGGTGCTTCCGTAGTTTGAATACATTTCAGGGAGGTGAAAACTTCGGCAAGAGTTGGGATATCTGCTTTTGAAAAGACTATACACATCTAAGACTTATAGTATGAAAAGGAGCAATGTGTGTCTGAGTAGTGCACCAtacctgaggagagacgtgagtGTTGTGacgttcacagcagactgggatggttgatgttgttgatgactgtACCTCATGCTACCTCCAGAGAACCATGCAAATCATTTCTGTTCAGTGTCAATATTTGATACTATAATCCTAACCATATTCATAATCAACAAGTTACAAATTTACCTCCAGAAGCAAAGAAATTGACATCATTTTCTCAGTCATCAGACTATAAATTAATGTACCACGGGATTTAAGGATACAACAAACAAAGGATGTTTGTTGAGAAAAAATATTGAGAAAGCCTAGTTTTTAACTGTCGCATTACAAAGGGGTTATAATTACACATGAAAGATAAAAAAGCTCTAACTTCTGTAGCAGAGAGTCatcagacaaagcttggtaccatccacacctttctcctacccccgaaaagggggaagggtccttccccctttgtccttatctcccagaagtagatgcttcaaagccctgacccagcatggggtcaggaacagagaccacatggtcacacagtatcagacaatggagtataagggagaactttctttcgtggatttacaaacatatttctcaaggactacatggctcatggacactaattcaatgacagtagtcgatgtgttataatgtgtgtttttctcatttacctagaacgtgtttaattgatgtttgattataactccccttcagatatagttaaatcagtcaatcttgatatcaaaataattgtatcatactaacaaaaccagttatgaacgttgtattgttcattctgaagtttaagcatttcatggacattttaGATAATGGAACTTAAACTAttagccacttcacacctctgggcagatctcaagacgacgcccaggtggaagtaactgaccaatgagagaggtcaccttcacacggatgaccccctgttctttggagtataaaacccccaaacgtacaatcacccccgcttgttcgtaggatcaaCTTGAGGTGTTCGCGACAttctctaacctttacctcataacctgcacattcactttgcgcccggaactttgacgagagattccgtttcctattcgttggacataacgaaccattgactccgttcttcaaaccgacaaaagtaactgcgatttgcaatatttcttacttgtgacatattggcatgttgtgattgaattgttgatgtttgattgtattttacaaatgatttaacttgaccatcgttaggtcagttgccaTTGATcttccattgttactatagaagcctcttcctctgtacctcttcctcactctctctctcccctccccctccacacgcgctctacgcagccattgtgtattGCAcactcattagaatttaggcctactgtactgctttagcccaactaacccataacttatctggtatgtgttcactataattacattctcttaaataaatcattgtgtataatactcgcgtatctctcacgttatatgatctgctctactttcatagaattccctacttaagattagactgattattacgagtgctattattcaatattattaaataaggtttcctctgtccgtttcacaaatcagaggtggtgcccccaagaactactatactttattataaactaagtattgcttatcttaaccgtgcaaaccacgctacactTCTATAGTACTTATTGATGAGCGATCACAATTTAAATGATCAAATACTCAAACCTTTTTTTAGCACAATCTTAGACATTTTACTCACAGATAAAGAACATCTATGTGATTTTCTATGATTGATTACAAGGTATTGAAACATGTAGCTGTATCTGTTATATATACATGATGAGACAAGGCCACAAGATCAGTAGGCTTTACTTCATTTCATGTTACCCACCACCTGATTAATAAGAAAAAATAAACTGTATGCTGTGATAAGGACATCATCTGCTAGTTACAGAAATGTCATTGACATCATCAGTACTCTCAGAGATACAAGAGACAGTTAACAACATTTAGTAGCTGTGACTTGTTAATGACAcgtgtctcctcttcctccctcctcctcctccttcttgtgGAAAACCTTCCCATCCTTCTGCTTCTTCCATCTCAGCGTGCTGTGCTCTGGGATCCTCCCAGCTGCCTTCATCTGGGGGCACAGTCACACTGTCATGGTTACACCACATTATGGGGTGTATTGTAGAACACTGAACTAGTCTTGgatcagtatgtgtgtttcacCAACCTGTCACTGTCAGCTACATCTGTAAAGGGTATTCTTACTGCAATAACAATCCTTACATGGTCCTAGGGTGTAACTGCTGGTTGTCTGTAATGACTGAGACTTTGACTACACATCATGTACAGTCAGAGGACTGCCTTTcctcacacagggagacacttACTTGCTGCAAGATGGAGTCCAACATGGCAGGATCCTCTAAGTCTGAAGGTGAATTAGGAACCAGGTCCACTCTCCCCACCAGCATCACCTTAGTAGGAGTCTTAGTGGTGCTCCCTAAGTGTGGGAAGGTAAGAATTAGGAGGCAGACTTTATAATGAAGTGGTACATTACAGTTTCTCAAGTAAAAAGGGCTCTATCAAGATATAACACTACCTGTTGTTGTACCAAGAGTGCTCAGTATGGTCGTGTTTGTGATGCTCCCTGGGGTGAGAATGAGAAATGAGCCGTTAAAACACAGTTGGGCAGTACAGTACATTACTCAAGATTAGACTATTAAATACAGTGACATGTAACGCAGGGTTGACAAGATTCCTTCTAAGAGTCAATGCAACTTGTAATGCTTTTCTGCGCAAACAAAAttaattgtatttgtttgtaaTTTGATCAAGTTGGTTGTTGTGTAATAATTTACTATTaagttgctcccgatgggcagGCCGGCGCCTTGCATGGTAGCTCGCTGCCGTcgatatgtgtgagtgtgagtatgaatgggtgaatgagaggcaaacattgttaagcgctttgagtgccgctaaggtagaaaagcgctatataaatgcagtccatttaccatttaACATTTACTAATTTACTATTCCATCCTATTTGGCGAGCAGGTTTATTAACTACATGTGATCTCCTACAAACACCCTGCAAGCTTTCATGCTGTAGTGAAACCCCCATTTCAGTGGTGTGGTCTAGTATGAAGTAGAGGGCATACTGTCACTCTGCCAAGTCCCCCACCATGTATCACTGCTCTTTAATAGAGGACATACAGGAAACCCTTGTTAGTATACGCCTGCTCATCACCTACAATACACCACTGACACGTTCAAACCACACTGGCAGCTGCCAAGTCTCACTCACCATTGTGGCAAATTAAATAGAAGGATGAAGAACAAGGTTCAGGAGTCCACTGCCAtgacacatgtgtatgtgttaaGACACAGTCATAGCTAGAGCCTGGATGGCCATTCCTCCAGTATCTGAAGGAGGAGGTAGACCCGTCTGACCACTTCCAGTCGTCTTTGAACAGACCGATCCAGACGATGGCAGATGAATTCTCTCCCAGAACAAGTTGCTGTATCTCAATGTTTTCAGCC
This DNA window, taken from Hypomesus transpacificus isolate Combined female chromosome 13, fHypTra1, whole genome shotgun sequence, encodes the following:
- the LOC124475280 gene encoding macrophage mannose receptor 1-like isoform X2; this translates as MQCRVSSVALLLEFWVLSACALHQYHLVNMNLNWTAAQSYCREHYVDLATLDSMEDMQNMLNQTGLVNDHFWKGLTRDSVSSWKWSLSGSQFYREGETEYRNWAQPEPITGQPCAALVSNETGVWRDYACTNTYSFVCSNSGPRTWRDAQLYCRQSYTDLASIRNQAENIEIQQLVLGENSSAIVWIGLFKDDWKWSDGSTSSFRYWRNGHPGSSYDCVLTHTHVSWQWTPEPCSSSFYLICHNGSITNTTILSTLGTTTGSTTKTPTKVMLVGRVDLVPNSPSDLEDPAMLDSILQQMKAAGRIPEHSTLRWKKQKDGKVFHKKEEEEGGRGDTCH